The DNA window ACGATCGCCCTCGAAGAGGCAGCGCAAGACGCGGATCGGCAGGCTGTTCTCCTGGCCGTCGAGGCTGAGGTTTTCGGGGCGCACGATCAGCAGGGCATCCTTTCCGACCTGCGGCGGGTTCTGTTTGCCGAGTCGCGCTCTGACCTTGCAGCCCGCGACCTCGAAGACGCCCATGTCGCCTTCGGCCGCGGCGAGGACGCCGGGAATCAGGTTGGCCTGGCCGATGAAATCGGCGACGAAGGGGGACGCGGGATCGGCGTAAATGTCCATAGGCGTGCCAACCTGCTCGATGCGGCCGTGGTTCATGACCATGATGCGGTCCGACATGGTCAGGGCTTCCTTCTGGTCGTGGGTAACGTAGAGGCAGGTCAGCCCCAGCTCCTGCTGAATGCGGCGGATCTCCGCGCGCATGTGGATCCGCAGTTTGGCGTCGAGGTTGGAAAGCGGCTCGTCCATCAGCAGCAGCTTGGGGCGCAGCACGAGTACGCGCGCCAGTGCCACGCGCTGCTGTTCGCCGCCTGAGAGCTGGTTAGGGTAGCGGTCTTCCGCCTTTTCCAGCCCCACGAGCGCCAGCCCTTCGCGTACTTTTTGGGCGATCTCGGCGCGGCCGAGTCCGCGGACTTTGAGCCCGTAGGCGACGTTCTCGAAGATCTTCATGTGCGGGAACAGCGCGTAGTTCTGGAAGACGAAGCCGATGTTGCGCTCGTTGGCCGGCATGGTGGTGATGTCCGCGTCGCCCATGAGGATCCGCCCCGAGGTGGGCATCTCGAAGCCGGCGACCATGCGCAGCGTCGTGGTCTTGCCGCAGCCGGACGGTCCGAGAAAGGTCAGAAACTCTCCCGTGGTGACCGAAAGATCGACGTTCTGGACGGCGTGAAATTTCTCTCCGTCCTTCATGAAAACTTTATTGATATCGTTCAGAGTCAGTGAAACGGACATCAGCGAATTCCTCCTCCCGCATTGCCGGTGCGGCACAGAAGCCGGGCCAGAAGCGCCATCACGCCGCTGGCGATGAAAACAAGGACGATCAGCACAATCGAAAAAGCGCAGGCCTGCGCGAACTGAAGCTCGGTC is part of the Pyramidobacter porci genome and encodes:
- a CDS encoding ABC transporter ATP-binding protein; this translates as MSVSLTLNDINKVFMKDGEKFHAVQNVDLSVTTGEFLTFLGPSGCGKTTTLRMVAGFEMPTSGRILMGDADITTMPANERNIGFVFQNYALFPHMKIFENVAYGLKVRGLGRAEIAQKVREGLALVGLEKAEDRYPNQLSGGEQQRVALARVLVLRPKLLLMDEPLSNLDAKLRIHMRAEIRRIQQELGLTCLYVTHDQKEALTMSDRIMVMNHGRIEQVGTPMDIYADPASPFVADFIGQANLIPGVLAAAEGDMGVFEVAGCKVRARLGKQNPPQVGKDALLIVRPENLSLDGQENSLPIRVLRCLFEGDRLDYHAELAIGDPRSVLSLSVPFLPGTQIRAGGASAQASFDPRGAVIIATPRQ